One window of the Candidozyma auris chromosome 6, complete sequence genome contains the following:
- the VPS36 gene encoding ESCRT-II subunit protein VPS36, which yields MSRLNVWHSVPINKSSRPVFLENEHSLYVKEGVGIYQGKSKISGYQNGRVYLTNMRILYVDSGERKAIGMYLRDASRAELVERFLRSSAKVKIYLKSEQSTTLNGSELGSSSNSSSASLREVTNVVWTCLICSYNNHIASNFDTESGDLTKCVSCGIKPSRELLKKVIEDSMNKEDQTKPLTKSQQNECPRCTFINHPSMRNCEMCGTELKPRTSATAQKLALLNGPGSPLYQNPLGLTLEEPEEYTNRKPYIKISFRKGGETGFFEQAAKVIDQLKWESLEQRGGVNDEATKVVQQPKEENRIKGGGIHSLQQLGEQQRKRNEIVLSSSLEDLEQLMYKAQDLIKIGSSFGSLVKKQNKVPKIGQISPLPLNKSSSLYIEELARHLCEYLLNTELTKTTSMITVHDTFASYNRYRLYTHGFGTDLISTSDFNKCIGMFETLDLPIKSKTYARSGLVVLTQRSIQSQKDLHWTILEFLLAQDNLFHYEKYRSEIEGFEDDYLKEHHQVYHGCTITEIAEHFGWAPAVCLEEVDRCIEEELVVYDKHISGTFYFVNKFDEKLCNLLRPEEELKRQAEQDCLNEQKQISSNLKTQYDMEAGQMLVNLRDNYDFGDIASEQLESPKNIPADKDLIGDLADLKFS from the coding sequence ATGTCTAGACTCAATGTATGGCACTCAGTGcccatcaacaagtctAGTCGACCGGTGTTTCTAGAAAACGAGCACAGCTTGTATGTTAAGGAAGGTGTGGGCATATACCAGGGGAAGCTGAAGATCAGCGGGTACCAGAACGGAAGAGTCTATTTGACCAATATGAGGATCTTATACGTGGATCTGGGGGAGAGAAAAGCCATAGGCATGTACTTGCGGGATGCCCTGCGAGCTGAGTTGGTGGAGCGGTTCTTGAGATCTTCGGCGAAAGTCAAGATCTACTTGAAAAGTGAGCAATCTACAACGCTAAATGGGTCGGAGCTAGGTTCGAGCTCAAACTCGTCCTCTGCGCTGCTTCGTGAGGTCACGAATGTGGTGTGGACATGCTTGATTTGCTCGTACAATAATCATATTGCAAGCAATTTTGACACCGAAAGTGGCGACCTAACGAAATGTGTATCTTGTGGGATAAAGCCCTCAAGAGAGCTTCTAAAGAAAGTTATTGAGGACTCTATGAATAAGGAAGATCAAACAAAACCCCTCACGAAATCACAACAGAATGAGTGCCCTCGTTGTACGTTCATTAATCACCCGTCGATGAGAAACTGTGAAATGTGTGGTACAGAGCTTAAACCACGGACCTCTGCAACTGCTCAAAAGCTAgctcttctcaatggcCCAGGCTCTCCACTTTACCAAAATCCTTTAGGGCTCACATTAGAGGAGCCCGAAGAATACACCAATCGGAAGCCATACATCAAAATCAGCTTCAGAAAAGGCGGCGAGACAGGCTTCTTTGAACAAGCCGCTAAAGTCATAGACCAGCTTAAATGGGAAAGCTTGGAGCAACGTGGGGGAGTCAACGATGAAGCAACCAAAGTAGTGCAACAACCCAAGGAGGAAAACAGAATAAAAGGCGGAGGCATCCACAGCTTGCAGCAGCTAGGGGAGCAACagaggaaaagaaacgaaaTTGTCCTTTCTCTGTCTCTCGAAGATTTGGAACAACTCATGTACAAGGCCCAAGATCTAATCAAAATTGGCTCCAGCTTTGGCTCCTTGGTCAAGAAACAGAATAAGGTACCTAAAATTGGGCAGATATCACCTTTGCCGCTTAACAAATCGTCCTCCTTGTatattgaagagcttgctCGACACCTTTGTGAGTATCTTCTTAACACTGAGCTAACCAAGACCACATCGATGATCACAGTTCATGACACTTTTGCATCGTACAACCGCTATAGATTATACACACACGGATTTGGTACTGACCTCATCAGTACGTCCGATTTTAACAAGTGCATAGGAATGTTCGAGACCCTCGATCTTCCGATAAAACTGAAAACTTACGCGAGACTGGGTCTCGTTGTTCTCACTCAGAGGCTGATTCAGCTGCAGAAAGATCTCCATTGGACGATTTTggaatttcttcttgcacAGGACAACTTATTCCACTACGAAAAATATAGGCTGGAAATTGAAGgctttgaagatgattaCCTAAAGGAGCATCATCAGGTGTATCATGGATGCACGATAACAGAAATTGCGGAGCACTTTGGCTGGGCGCCAGCCGTGTGCTTAGAAGAAGTGGACCGCTGcatcgaagaagaattaGTGGTTTATGATAAACATATTCTGGGgactttttattttgtcaacaagttcGATGAGAAATTGTGCAATTTACTTAGACccgaggaagagttgaagaggcAAGCTGAGCAAGACTGCTTGAATGAGCAAAAACAGATATCGTCTAACCTCAAAACCCAATACGATATGGAAGCAGGTCAAATGCTTGTGAATTTGAGAGATAACTACGATTTTGGGGATATCGCTTCCGAACAACTCGAATCTCCAAAAAACATCCCCGCTGATAAGGACCTCATTGGCGATTTAGCCGACTTGAAATTCTCTTAA
- the HAT1 gene encoding histone acetyltransferase catalytic subunit HAT1 — translation MSDQMSMAVASLQPEQWTASSNEALSIFVTDTQGKAHNFSPLFTYPIFGEAETIFGFKGLRIFLCFDSVTFLPFLNLKFDNKLEDIEVDPKSKLLELLPSSTVYKDEAKWRDSIEEEQKNYQIPGTKVCEDFTKNGEHYAIYKLDLTSERGIELHKRLQILVLLFIEAGTYIDFKDPLWDLYVMYRTTDASLPEVVGFATAYNYWVYPGSADFDSGVEKIRKKISQFVVLPHLQGQSLGAELYERLYKLWLQDDRIVEIVVEDPNESFDDLRDRVDFTRLVEEKKVDLSTLKVEDVTPQWIETFKRREKLEKRQLSRLLEMFFLHQLKYGPAKPSKKAVRLFIKRRLFEKNREALSGLDEPTKLDKLQTAYESLASDYYRILEPLEKRAKRSIDNGTSGGDAEGFESTAKKQKKE, via the coding sequence ATGTCGGACCAAATGAGCATGGCCGTGGCGTCCCTCCAGCCTGAGCAGTGGACGGCGTCACTGAATGAGGCTTTATCAATTTTTGTTACTGATACACAAGGCAAAGCTCATAATTTCAGTCCTCTCTTCACGTACCCCATCTTTGGCGAGGCCGAGACGATCTTCGGGTTCAAAGGGCTCAGAATATTCTTGTGCTTTGACTCAGTGACAtttttgccctttttgaacttgaagttcGACAATAAACTTGAAGACATTGAGGTTGACCCAAAAAGCAAGTTGCTCGAATTGTTGCCTCTGCTGACCGTATATAAGGACGAGGCAAAGTGGAGGGATTCTATCGAGGAGGAGCAGAAAAATTACCAAATTCCAGGCACGAAAGTGTGTGAGGATTTTACGAAAAATGGGGAGCATTATGCGATCTATAAACTCGACTTAACCTCTGAGAGAGGCATTGAGTTGCACAAAAGACTCCAAATCTTGGTGCTTTTGTTCATTGAGGCCGGAACTTACATCGACTTCAAGGATCCCTTGTGGGATCTCTATGTGATGTATAGAACCACTGACGCAAGCTTGCCTGAGGTGGTTGGCTTTGCAACCGCGTACAACTATTGGGTGTACCCTGGACTGGCTGATTTTGATTCTGGCGTTGAGAAAATTCGCAAGAAGATCTCTCAGTTCGTCGTCTTGCCTCATCTCCAGGGACAATCTCTTGGAGCTGAGCTCTATGAAAGGCTCTACAAATTATGGCTACAGGACGATCGCATAGTAGAGATCGTTGTAGAGGACCCAAACGAGAGTTTTGACGATTTGCGCGATCGTGTGGACTTCACTCGTTTGgtcgaagaaaagaaagtggaCTTGTCTACATTGAAGGTCGAAGACGTAACACCTCAGTGGATTGAAACGTTCAAGAGACgggagaagcttgaaaaacgTCAGCTTCTGCGCTTGCTTGAgatgttcttcttgcacCAATTGAAGTATGGTCCAGCTAAACCTTCTAAGAAAGCTGTACGGCTTTTCATCAAACGGAGACTTTTCGAGAAAAACCGAGAGGCTCTCAGCGGGCTTGATGAGCCTACCAAACTCGACAAGTTGCAGACTGCATACGAGTCGCTTGCATCAGACTATTACCGAATTTTAGAGCCCCTTGAAAAGAGAGCCAAGCGATCAATTGACAACGGGACCAGTGGTGGTGATGCAGAGGGATTTGAGTCAActgcaaagaaacagaagaagGAATAG
- the DUR1,2 gene encoding bifunctional urea carboxylase/allophanate hydrolase yields MRTWTVDEWKAFHFAATPDESLRALHELLASQKTAPEDPAWISLVTKDDLDHQWSFLQSHSKKHLLPLYGVPVAVKDNIDTRLLPTTAACPSFSYVPEEDATTVSLLRNAGAIIIGKTNLDQFATGLVGTRSPYGATPNTFNEEYVSGGSSAGSASVVARGIVPIALGTDTAGSGRVPAALNNLIGLKPTKGVFSAHGVVPACKSLDCVSVFAMNLQDAQLAFNILAQEDSQKDAYSRKMPQNPKVSFGAAPKVGVPTRLEWCGETENPKLYEKAVSTIEKAGSTLHPVDIQPLLDLAKYLYEGAWVAERYWATKDFLATKPPAEDLDPTVLSIVKGGEHLSASTAFEYEYKRQAVIQKIAPMLEEIDVIVVPTAPLTPKIADVQAEPIKINSCQGTYTNFVNLADLSALSVPAGFRTSDGVPFGVTFLSQKFNDYALLDFAARYMKVYSSEIPRFYGCLKSKQEKTATVNDLLHHRKELPNKVLKNTVKLAVVGAHLKGFQLHWQLQKVSAAFVESTTTFECYRLYALPKTGPVAKPGLRRVSKNGKKIALEVYEVPAENFGQFIAFVPEPLGIGSVELASGEWIKSFICEEAGYLAPGTTDITEYGGWKNYHQALEAEAKRSQKPFNSVLVANRGEIAVRIMKTLKKMKIRAIAVYSDPDKYAEHVVMADQAIPLHGSSAAETYINMDKIFAAAKETGAEAIIPGYGFLSENADFADRCVKEGIVFVGPSADAIRKLGLKHSAREIAEKAGVPLVPGSGLVTDPKQAREIAAKLEYPVMVKSTAGGGGIGLQKVDTEEDIERVFQTVQHQGQSYFGDAGVFLERFVENARHVEIQMVGDGYGKALAIGERDCSLQRRNQKIIEETPAPNLPEATRQKMRRAAESLGSLLNYKCAGTVEYIYDEKRDEFYFLEVNARLQVEHPITEMVTGLDLVEWMLLIAADTPPDFSQLIKISGASMEARLYAENPVKGFVPSPGQLTEVKFPSFARVDTWVQKGTVVSGEYDPTLAKIIVHGENRDEALQKLRWALNETSVCGCITNIDYLRSIANSQMFETAKVATKVLDSYDYCPTAMEILAPGAYTTVQDYPGRKGYWHIGVPPSGCMDEYAFRMANRAVGNDSASPGLEMTLTGPKILFHHSAIIAVTGGDAAITVNEVPVEMWKPLELRKGDVLTVGKLATGCRAYLAIRGGIDVNEYLGSRSTFALGNLGGYNGRTLRYGDVLFLGQPELPSCSLPMPISAPAEIPRQLIPSYDFNRDNAWEVGVTCGPHGSPDFFTKEAVQDFFSSEWKVHYNSNRFGVRLIGPKPKWARKDGGEAGLHPSNAHDYVYSLGAINFTGDEPVILTCDGPSLGGFVCEAVVAEAEMWKIGQVKPGDSIRFVPLSYDTAKTMKKIQDDVVETLSGCIPSFAGKQLSSPENPILASIPATNSCPKIVYRQAGDRYILVEYGENNMDFNLSYRIHKLIEMVGELDVRGVVEMSRGVRSVLIEYNEKISQNDLVRTLLAIEKEIVFTNKWKVPSRVIKLPMAFEDEKTLDAVKRYSETIRSEAPWLPNNVDFIASINGIERSSVRDMLYTARYMVLGLGDVFLGAPCAVPLDPRHRLLGTKYNPSRTHTPNGCVGIGGSYMCIYTMDSPGGYQLVGRTVPIWDKLTLGAHSSRPWLLNPFDQVEFYPVSEEEVNRLTEEMEAGKFPVEIVDTTFDHEQYMRWIQENSQSIEEFHKTQGGEKMEEFSRLIQVSNAELEAGKGGPQISEEDKFSENAEMVYSEYSGRFWKSLVAVGDAVKKGQALIVVEAMKTEMMVVATRAGKVAKIMHTNGAMVDAGDLVVVIE; encoded by the coding sequence ATGAGAACGTGGACGGTCGACGAGTGGAAAGCgttccattttgcagccacccCAGATGAGTCCCTCAGAGCACTCCATGAACTATTGGCTTCTCAGAAAACAGCACCTGAAGACCCAGCTTGGATCTCTCTAGTTACCAAGGACGACTTGGACCACCAATGGAGCTTCTTGCAGTCCCATTCGAAAAAACACTTGCTCCCGCTCTACGGCGTGCCCGTGGCCGTTAAAGATAACATCGATACCCGTCTTTTGCCTACAACAGCAGCTTGCCCTTCGTTTTCTTATGTTCCTGAAGAGGATGCCACAACAGTGCTGCTTTTGCGTAATGCGGGCgccatcatcatcggaAAGACGAACTTGGACCAGTTTGCTACGGGCTTGGTGGGCACTAGGTCTCCATACGGTGCTACTCCCAATACGTTTAATGAGGAGTACGTTTCTGGAGGCTCCTCAGCTGGCTCGGCTTCGGTAGTCGCTCGTGGAATCGTCCCCATAGCTTTGGGCACAGATACCGCTGGTTCAGGTAGAGTGCCTGCTGCattgaacaacttgatAGGGTTGAAACCTACAAAAGGAGTGTTTTCTGCTCACGGCGTTGTGCCTGCTTGCAAATCATTAGACTGTGTGTCTGTGTTTGCCATGAATTTGCAGGATGCACAGCTAGCGTTCAACATccttgctcaagaagataGCCAAAAAGACGCTTACTCGAGAAAGATGCCACAGAACCCAAAGGTGTCGTTCGGCGCTGCTCCCAAGGTAGGTGTGCCTACGAGACTAGAGTGGTGTGGCGAAACAGAGAACCCTAAACTATATGAAAAAGCAGTCTCGACTATCGAGAAAGCTGGCTCTACGTTGCACCCAGTGGATATTCAACCCTTGCTTGACTTGGCCAAATACTTGTATGAGGGTGCCTGGGTCGCTGAGAGATACTGGGCAACTAAAGACTTCCTTGCCACAAAACCTCCAGCTGAAGATTTGGATCCAACGGTTCTCTCTATCGTCAAGGGGGGCGAACACTTGTCTGCCAGCACTGCGTTCGAGTACGAGTACAAGAGACAAGCTGTTattcaaaaaattgccCCAATGCTCGAGGAAATTGACGTTATCGTCGTTCCAACAGCTCCTTTGACGCCCAAGATCGCTGATGTTCAGGCTGAACCTATCAAAATCAACTCCTGTCAGGGGACATATACCAACTTTGTCAACCTAGCCGACTTGAGTGCTCTTTCCGTGCCAGCTGGCTTCAGAACCAGTGATGGAGTCCCATTTGGGGTGACATTTCTTTCCCAAAAATTCAATGACTATGCTCTTTTGGACTTTGCCGCTCGGTACATGAAAGTCTATTCCTCTGAGATACCCAGATTCTACGGATGCCTAAAATcaaagcaagagaagacCGCTACGGTTAACGACTTGCTTCATCATCGTAAAGAGTTGCCCAACAAGGTTTTGAAAAACACGGTCAAATTGGCAGTAGTCGGTGCCCACTTGAAAGGTTTCCAGCTACACtggcaattgcaaaaagtcaGCGCTGCATTCGTTGAGCTGACAACCACTTTCGAGTGCTACAGGTTATATGCTTTGCCAAAGACAGGCCCTGTGGCCAAACCTGGTTTGCGAAGAGTGTCTAAGAATGGTAAGAAAATTGCCCTTGAGGTTTACGAAGTTCCCGCAGAAAACTTTGGTCAATTTATCGCATTTGTACCTGAGCCTTTGGGAATTGGCTCGGTAGAGCTCGCTTCTGGTGAATGgatcaagtccttcatCTGTGAAGAAGCTGGCTACTTGGCGCCAGGTACGACCGATATCACAGAATATGGAGGATGGAAGAACTACCACCAAGCATTGGAAGCCGAGGCTAAGAGATCACAGAAACCTTTCAATTCTGTTCTCGTCGCCAACAGAGGAGAGATTGCGGTGAGAATTATGAAGACcttaaaaaaaatgaagatcaGGGCAATTGCCGTGTACTCTGATCCTGACAAGTATGCTGAGCACGTTGTGATGGCCGATCAGGCGATCCCACTTCACGGTTCATCAGCAGCTGAGACTTACATCAACATGGACAAAATATTTGCTGCCGCCAAAGAAACCGGCGCTGAAGCCATCATTCCTGGTTACGGGTTCTTATCTGAAAATGCCGACTTCGCAGACAGGTGTGTCAAGGAGGGTATTGTCTTTGTGGGTCCCTCTGCAGATGCTATCAGAAAGCTTGGTCTTAAACATTCAGCAAGGGAGATTGCAGAGAAGGCAGGCGTTCCGTTGGTTCCCGGGTCTGGGTTGGTCACTGATCCCAAACAAGCTCGTGAGATTGCTGCAAAGCTTGAATATCCAGTCATGGTGAAATCTACCGCAGGCGGTGGTGGTATTGgattgcaaaaagtggacactgaagaagatatcGAGAGAGTGTTCCAGACAGTGCAACATCAAGGACAATCGTATTTCGGTGACGCTGGCGTATTCCTAGAGAGATTTGTTGAGAACGCCAGACACGTAGAGATCCAGATGGTTGGTGACGGCTACGGCAAGGCGCTTGCCATTGGCGAGAGAGATTGTTCTTTGCAACGCAGAAACCAGAAGATCATCGAAGAAACTCCAGCTCCCAATTTGCCGGAGGCTACAAGACAGAAAATGAGAAGAGCTGCCGAATCGTTAGGTTCTCTTTTGAACTACAAGTGTGCTGGTACTGTTGAGTACATTTACGACGAGAAGAGAGACGAGTTTTACTTTTTGGAGGTCAATGCTCGTTTGCAAGTTGAGCATCCGATCACTGAAATGGTGACCGGCTTAGATTTGGTTGAGtggatgttgttgattgCAGCCGATACTCCTCCAGACTTTTCTCAACTAATTAAGATAAGTGGTGCGTCTATGGAAGCTAGGCTCTACGCCGAAAACCCAGTAAAGGGTTTCGTGCCTTCACCCGGCCAGTTGACTGAGGTCAAGTTTCCATCCTTTGCACGTGTGGATACTTGGGTACAAAAAGGCACTGTTGTTTCTGGCGAGTACGATCCCACTTTAGCCAAAATAATTGTTCATGGAGAGAACAGAGACGAGGCTTTACAGAAGTTGCGCTGGGCTCTTAATGAAACATCCGTCTGTGGTTgcatcaccaacatcgaCTACTTGCGTTCAATTGCCAACTCCCAAATGTTTGAAACAGCCAAAGTAGCCACCAAAGTGCTCGATTCGTACGACTACTGTCCGACAGCCATGGAAATTCTTGCTCCAGGTGCTTACACCACTGTTCAGGACTACCCTGGCAGAAAGGGCTATTGGCACATTGGTGTGCCTCCTTCTGGATGCATGGACGAGTACGCATTTCGTATGGCTAACCGTGCAGTTGGAAACGATTCAGCCTCTCCTGGGTTGGAGATGACTCTCACTGGGCCAAAGATTTTGTTTCATCACAGCGCTATTATAGCTGTAACTGGTGGTGACGCCGCCATCACAGTCAATGAAGTGCCGGTTGAGATGTGGAAGCCTCTTGAGCTTAGAAAGGGAGATGTCTTGACAGTTGGGAAATTGGCTACTGGCTGCAGAGCCTACTTGGCTATTCGTGGCGGAATTGATGTCAATGAGTACTTGGGCTCTCGTTCTACTTTTGCTTTGGGTAACTTGGGAGGGTACAATGGGCGTACTTTGCGTTATGGTGATGTCTTGTTCTTAGGTCAGCCAGAATTGCCATCATGCTCTTTACCTATGCCTATAAGCGCTCCTGCTGAAATTCCAAGGCAATTGATACCTTCCTACGACTTTAACAGGGACAATGCATGGGAAGTGGGCGTAACCTGCGGTCCCCACGGGTCTCCAGATTTCTTCACTAAGGAAGCCGTGCAAGACTTCTTTTCCAGCGAGTGGAAGGTTCATTACAATTCCAACAGATTCGGTGTTCGTCTCATTGGCCCCAAACCTAAATGGGCCAGAAAGGACGGCGGTGAAGCTGGTTTGCATCCTTCGAATGCACACGACTACGTTTATTCTCTTGGTGCTATCAACTTCACAGGAGACGAGCCAGTCATTTTGACTTGCGATGGTCCTTCTCTTGGAGGTTTTGTTTGTGAAGCCGTAGTTGCAGAAGCCGAGATGTGGAAGATCGGACAAGTGAAGCCAGGCGACCTGATCAGATTCGTTCCTCTTTCCTACGACACCGCTAAGaccatgaagaagatccaGGACGATGTTGTGGAAACATTGCTGGGATGCATCCCATCATTTGCGGGTAAGCAGCTCAGTTCCCCTGAAAACCCAATCTTGGCCTCCATTCCAGCTACCAACTCTTGCCCCAAGATTGTCTACCGCCAGGCAGGAGATAGATACATCTTGGTGGAGTACGGCGAGAACAACATGGACTTCAATTTGTCATATAGAATCCACAAGTTGATTGAGATGGTGGGTGAGCTTGACGTCAGAGGAGTTGTGGAGATGTCTCGGGGTGTGAGATCTGTGTTGATTGAGTACAACGAGAAAATCAGTCAGAACGACTTGGTCAGAACATTGCTTGCAATAGAGAAGGAAATTGTGTTTACCAACAAGTGGAAAGTTCCCTCTCGGGTGATCAAGTTACCCATGGCATTCGAGGACGAGAAAACATTGGACGCTGTGAAGAGATACTCAGAAACAATCAGGTCAGAAGCCCCCTGGTTACCCAACAATGTTGACTTTATAGCCTCGATCAACGGTATCGAAAGGTCGTCTGTCAGAGATATGTTATACACTGCCAGGTACATGGTATTGGGACTTGGAGATGTTTTCTTGGGCGCCCCTTGTGCCGTGCCCTTGGATCCAAGACACAGATTACTCGGAACCAAGTATAACCCCTCGAGAACGCATACTCCAAATGGGTGTGTTGGAATTGGTGGCTCTTACATGTGTATCTACACCATGGACTCTCCAGGAGGATACCAGCTTGTTGGTCGAACAGTGCCAATCTGGGACAAGTTGACATTGGGTGCACACTCCAGCAGGCCTTGGTTGTTGAATCCATTCGACCAAGTTGAATTTTACCCCGTTTCAGAGGAAGAAGTGAACCGTCTCACCGAGGAAATGGAGGCAGGCAAGTTCCCTGTGGAGATTGTGGATACTACATTCGACCATGAGCAGTACATGAGATGGATTCAGGAGAATTCTCAATCAATTGAGGAGTTCCACAAAACAcaaggaggagaaaaaatggAGGAATTCAGCCGGTTGATTCAAGTGTCAAATGCCGAGCTCGAAGCTGGAAAAGGTGGACCTCAAATAAGCGAGGAGGACAAGTTCAGCGAGAACGCAGAAATGGTGTATTCTGAATACTCTGGCCGCTTTTGGAAATCCTTAGTCGCTGTTGGAGATGCAGTGAAGAAGGGACAGGCTCTCATTGTCGTGGAAGCGATGAAAACAGAAATGATGGTGGTTGCAACACGAGCAGGTAAAGTGGCCAAGATCATGCATACGAATGGTGCTATGGTTGATGCTggtgatcttgttgttgtgaTTGAATGA
- the DUR3 gene encoding Dur3p, with amino-acid sequence MSSAAQYVPLPAGAGYAVVVGLGFLFAGGMVLTTYCLKRYNKEIMTAEEFATAGRSVKPFLLSAAVVSSWTWAATLLTSTTQVYNNGVSGAMFYACGATVQIILFSCLAIKGKERAPCAHTYLEIVQARYGKWTHGVLSFWGFATNVLVTAMLLTGGSAVVNDMTGMNVVAGCLLLPLGVVIYTLFGGIKATILTDYAHTVAMIIIILVFAFNAFAVSDKLGSPGIIWEKITELAITQPREGNAGGSYLTIKSRSGGIFFVINIVGNFGTVFLDNGYFNKAFASDPAATMPGYVMGGLVWFAIPMFTATTLGLTALSLESTPFWPTYPNKMTPDEVTAGLVLPNAATALLGKSGAVMALLLTFMAVTSAMSSELIAVSTIFTYDFYRGYMNPKASGKQLMLVSHASVIVFAYVMAGFSIGLYYAGISMGYLYELMGIIIGGAVLPSTMTLFSKRQNWAAATFTPPIATALAIMSWLVCTKTKFGHIDRNTTFEDDAMLTGNVVALLSPLIIVPVLTFAFKPQNYDWNLLKIISRVDEDEELAEAEGGRKADVESMSDDVHPVKSQIAIDAHEIALMKADEYADQSKRLHKAFIKAACICVFLAISLILLWPIPMYGSGYIFSKKFFTGWIVVLFIWIWITAFVVIIGPIWEGRQGIFNTFRGIYWDLTGRTWKLRQWQNENPEQMHAVRSQVSAELTRITSLDGVRNDGGYITPHHIDEELEEKK; translated from the coding sequence ATGtcttctgctgctcaaTATGTGCCTCTCCCTGCTGGTGCAGGTTATGCCGTTGTCGTTGGTTTGggctttctctttgctGGAGGTATGGTGCTCACCACTTACTGTCTTAAGCGTTATAACAAGGAGATCATGACAGCTGAGGAGTTTGCGACTGCCGGAAGATCCGTCAAGCCATTCCTTCTCTCTGCTGCGGTGGTTTCGTCGTGGACATGGGCGGCGACGCTATTGACGTCAACCACTCAAGTCTACAACAACGGTGTTTCGGGTGCGATGTTTTATGCCTGTGGCGCCACAGTACAAATCATTTTGTTCTCATGTCTTGCTATCAAGGGCAAGGAGCGGGCTCCTTGTGCACACACATACTTGGAAATTGTTCAGGCTCGTTATGGCAAATGGACTCACGGAGTACTCTCTTTTTGGGGGTTCGCTACCAATGTCCTTGTCACCGCCATGTTGCTCACAGGTGGATCAGCAGTGGTCAATGATATGACTGGTATGAACGTTGTTGCTGGCTGTTTGCTATTACCATTGGGTGTGGTCATTTATACTTTGTTTGGTGGTATCAAGGCTACCATTCTCACTGACTACGCGCACACTGTCGCTATGATCATCATCATATTAGTCTTTGCATTCAACGCATTCGCAGTTTCCGACAAGCTAGGCTCTCCAGGTATCATTTGGGAAAAAATTACCGAGCTTGCCATCACCCAACCAAGAGAGGGTAACGCTGGAGGATCGTACTTGACTATTAAATCGCGTTCTGGTGGTATCTTTTTCGTTATCAACATCGTGGGTAACTTTGGTACCGTCTTCTTGGATAATGGCTATTTCAACAAGGCATTCGCTTCAGACCCCGCTGCGACTATGCCCGGTTATGTGATGGGAGGTCTAGTGTGGTTTGCCATTCCAATGTTCACAGCTACCACTTTAGGTCTCACTGCTCTTTCCTTAGAGAGCACCCCTTTCTGGCCAACATATCCAAACAAAATGACTCCTGATGAGGTCACGGCTGGTTTGGTTTTGCCAAATGCAGCCACGGCACTTTTGGGCAAATCTGGTGCAGTGATGGCTCTTTTGTTGACGTTTATGGCTGTCACTTCTGCCATGTCTTCAGAACTCATTGCTGTATCTACCATCTTTACTTATGACTTCTACCGTGGATACATGAACCCGAAGGCATCTGGTAAGCAATTGATGCTCGTCTCACACGCATCCGTTATCGTGTTTGCTTATGTAATGGCAGGATTTTCAATCGGCTTGTACTACGCTGGGATCTCCATGGGTTATTTGTACGAACTCATGGGTATCATCATTGGTGGTGCAGTGCTCCCCTCGACAATGACGCTCTTTTCCAAGCGCCAAAATTGGGCTGCCGCTACATTTACTCCACCAATAGCTACTGCTTTGGCAATTATGTCCTGGTTGGTGTGCACGAAGACGAAATTTGGCCATATTGACAGAAACACCActttcgaagatgatgccATGTTGACAGGCAATGTTGTTGCCTTGTTATCACCTTTGATAATAGTCCCAGTACTTACATTTGCCTTCAAGCCACAAAATTACGACTGGAACCTTTTGAAGATCATCTCCAGAGTtgatgaggacgaggaaCTTGCCGAAGCTGAAGGTGGACGCAAAGCTGATGTTGAAAGCATGTCTGACGATGTGCACCCAGTGAAATCACAAATTGCAATAGATGCTCACGAGATAGCTCTCATGAAAGCCGATGAGTACGCCGACCAGTCCAAGAGACTCCACAAGGCGTTCATCAAAGCTGCGTGCATCTGTGTGTTTTTGGCAATTTCATTGATTCTCTTATGGCCCATCCCAATGTACGGATCAGGGTACATCTTCAGCAAGAAGTTTTTTACCGGGTGGATCGTTGTGCTCTTCATCTGGATTTGGATCACGGCGTTTGTGGTGATCATCGGGCCCATCTGGGAAGGCCGCCAGGGTATCTTCAACACATTCAGAGGAATCTACTGGGACTTGACGGGCAGAACGTGGAAGTTGAGACAGTGGCAAAACGAGAATCCTGAGCAAATGCACGCTGTCAGAAGCCAAGTGTCCGCGGAATTGACACGGATCACCTCTCTTGATGGTGTTAGAAACGACGGTGGGTACATCACGCCCCACCACATCGACGAGGAACtcgaagagaagaaataa